The following proteins are encoded in a genomic region of Clostridium kluyveri:
- a CDS encoding peptidase U32 family protein, protein MKKPELLAPAGNLEKLKTAINFGADAVYLGGSRLNLRAFADNFTDEELREGIEYAHSRGKKVFITVNVFPHNEDLKGLEDYLKKLYELKADAILVSDPGIIMTAKEVVPDLELHLSTQANNVNWKSASFWHSQGMKRIVLARELSFQEIREIREHLSEDCEIEAFVHGSMCISYSGRCMLSNYMTGRDSNRGQCAQPCRYKYYLMEEKRPGEYFPVFEDDRGAYILNSKDLCMIEHIPELVECGINSFKIEGRMKSSYYVATVVKAYRRAIDAYFKDPKNYVFQNKWMEDLIKASHRVYFTGFYFGDTSSEIHETSSYIRDYDIVGIVKSYDGRKGIAVIEQRNKVFDGDNVEVLRPEGDSFYVNLDDMKDEEGKKIEAAPVAQMIFTAKVGRELQEGDMLIKLKKL, encoded by the coding sequence ATGAAGAAACCAGAGCTTTTAGCCCCAGCTGGAAACTTGGAGAAACTAAAGACAGCCATAAATTTTGGGGCTGATGCAGTTTATCTTGGAGGAAGCAGACTGAATTTAAGGGCCTTTGCAGATAACTTTACAGATGAGGAGCTAAGAGAAGGAATAGAGTATGCCCATAGTAGAGGCAAGAAGGTATTTATAACTGTAAATGTATTTCCTCACAATGAAGATTTAAAAGGATTGGAAGATTATTTAAAAAAATTATATGAATTAAAAGCAGATGCAATACTTGTGTCAGATCCGGGAATAATAATGACTGCAAAGGAAGTTGTCCCTGATTTGGAATTGCATTTAAGTACTCAGGCCAATAATGTGAATTGGAAGTCTGCCAGCTTTTGGCATAGTCAGGGTATGAAAAGGATAGTGCTTGCAAGAGAGTTATCCTTCCAGGAAATAAGAGAGATAAGGGAACATCTATCAGAAGACTGTGAAATAGAAGCTTTTGTTCACGGTTCCATGTGTATATCCTATTCAGGTAGGTGCATGCTTTCAAATTACATGACAGGAAGAGATTCAAATAGAGGCCAGTGTGCTCAACCCTGTAGATATAAGTATTATTTAATGGAGGAAAAAAGACCTGGAGAATATTTTCCTGTATTTGAAGATGATAGAGGAGCTTATATACTAAATTCAAAAGATCTCTGCATGATAGAGCATATTCCTGAATTAGTAGAATGTGGTATAAACTCATTTAAAATAGAGGGAAGAATGAAAAGTTCTTATTATGTGGCTACTGTAGTAAAAGCTTATAGAAGAGCTATTGATGCCTATTTTAAGGATCCAAAGAATTATGTGTTTCAAAATAAATGGATGGAAGATTTGATTAAAGCAAGTCATAGAGTTTATTTTACAGGATTTTATTTTGGGGATACTTCTAGTGAAATCCATGAGACTTCTTCTTATATAAGAGATTACGATATAGTAGGTATAGTGAAGAGTTATGATGGCCGCAAGGGCATAGCAGTTATAGAACAGAGAAATAAAGTTTTTGATGGAGATAATGTAGAGGTATTGAGACCAGAAGGAGACAGCTTTTATGTAAATCTAGATGATATGAAAGATGAAGAAGGTAAAAAAATAGAAGCTGCACCGGTGGCTCAAATGATATTTACAGCTAAAGTAGGTAGAGAGCTTCAAGAGGGAGATATGCTTATAAAATTAAAAAAATTGTAA
- a CDS encoding penicillin-binding transpeptidase domain-containing protein, whose amino-acid sequence MLKINRNLIKNRQCILFLIFNIIFLMLYFKIISLQYLKEDELSVMANSQYSYKESLTDANYILYDCNGQQLMNYNKEYYVVISPDIFLKDNPDVNSESMLTLIYTLRNYNENYDLAKVGILNTSEKLYYQIDLSTYNKLKNIHDVNGFYTYEYSPLNRTGVWSIENLLLNPKRTADNTMKSKDSLEMKIYEKTKDNEKSQIVFERDANGKIINQKTTLPENNVNVRLTLDKSVQNGIKEILNTSENKNFGQIGVVLMEASTGKIKALVQKDDTKPNVNLGIATNHGFFPGSTFKVIVEEAGLDKGIIKTNDKFTSKGLYGEESEKYNVLTPEEALTLSSNDVFAQIGNKVGFNNFYDNAKSQGLFDKVLNLDGEKEGIFEVKNPNVSDGSVGLAAIGQNVRITPIEAISIPNTVVNDGVYVKPYLLDAYVDNQNNTIESLNTTSNSVIKKSTAEEMKAQMINVVENGTGEAAYIDGMEIGGKTGSTQRIELTGQNKNAEEHSDGWFVGFFKVSGKYYSMAVFVQDIDKDSESGGNTAAPIFKNIVLKITPYLK is encoded by the coding sequence ATGTTGAAAATAAATAGAAATTTAATAAAGAATAGGCAGTGCATTTTATTTTTAATTTTTAATATTATATTTCTGATGCTGTATTTTAAAATAATAAGCCTGCAGTATTTAAAAGAAGATGAACTTAGTGTAATGGCTAATTCTCAGTATTCCTATAAAGAATCTTTAACAGATGCCAATTATATACTATATGATTGTAATGGACAACAGCTTATGAATTATAATAAAGAGTATTATGTTGTAATATCACCAGACATATTTTTGAAGGATAATCCAGATGTGAATTCAGAAAGCATGTTGACATTAATATATACTCTTAGAAACTATAATGAGAATTATGATCTGGCTAAGGTTGGCATATTGAATACCAGTGAAAAATTATACTATCAGATTGACTTAAGTACTTATAATAAATTAAAAAATATACATGATGTAAACGGATTTTATACATATGAATATTCCCCTTTAAATAGAACTGGAGTATGGAGTATAGAAAATTTACTGTTAAATCCCAAGAGAACTGCGGATAATACAATGAAATCTAAGGATTCTCTGGAGATGAAGATATATGAAAAGACTAAGGATAATGAAAAGTCTCAAATTGTATTTGAAAGGGATGCAAACGGTAAAATAATAAACCAAAAAACTACTTTGCCTGAAAATAATGTAAATGTAAGGTTAACTTTAGATAAAAGCGTACAAAATGGCATAAAAGAAATATTAAATACCAGTGAAAACAAAAATTTTGGCCAAATTGGAGTTGTGCTAATGGAAGCCAGTACTGGAAAAATAAAAGCTCTAGTACAAAAAGATGATACAAAACCTAATGTGAATTTAGGTATTGCTACTAATCATGGTTTTTTTCCGGGCTCTACATTTAAAGTTATTGTAGAAGAAGCTGGACTTGATAAAGGCATAATAAAAACAAATGATAAATTTACCAGTAAGGGGTTATATGGAGAAGAGAGCGAAAAGTATAATGTTTTAACACCAGAGGAAGCTCTGACACTGTCTTCTAATGATGTATTTGCACAAATAGGTAATAAAGTTGGATTTAATAATTTTTATGATAATGCAAAATCTCAGGGATTATTTGACAAAGTTTTAAATTTAGATGGAGAGAAAGAAGGAATATTTGAAGTCAAAAATCCTAATGTTAGTGATGGTAGTGTAGGACTTGCAGCTATAGGGCAAAATGTAAGAATAACGCCAATAGAAGCTATAAGTATACCAAATACGGTTGTAAATGATGGAGTGTATGTTAAACCTTATTTATTAGATGCTTATGTAGATAACCAAAATAATACTATAGAATCCTTAAATACAACAAGTAACTCCGTAATAAAAAAATCTACTGCAGAAGAGATGAAAGCTCAAATGATAAATGTGGTAGAAAATGGAACCGGTGAAGCTGCATATATAGATGGTATGGAAATAGGAGGAAAGACTGGAAGCACTCAAAGGATAGAATTGACAGGACAAAATAAAAATGCAGAAGAACACTCTGATGGATGGTTTGTAGGATTTTTTAAGGTTTCTGGAAAATATTATTCTATGGCTGTATTTGTTCAAGATATAGACAAAGATAGTGAAAGTGGAGGAAACACGGCAGCTCCAATTTTTAAAAATATAGTTTTAAAGATAACACCTTATTTAAAATAA
- the sigK gene encoding RNA polymerase sporulation sigma factor SigK → MFLTNCLLDILGNVVFMTAYVTNNSSFPQPLNDEEERYYLRKLKEGDLLAKSILVERNLRLVAHIVKKYSYPGKDVDDLISIGTVGLIKAIDSFDSCKGTRLATYAAKCIENEILMLIRNNKKIKNEVYLQDPIGVDKEGNEISLMDVLSSDEDSIIEIVEQKIQVKKLYSKINTCLSQREKSVVEMRYGLLEGKPKTQREIAKILGISRSYVSRIEKKALKKLYKELNYGAK, encoded by the coding sequence GTGTTTTTAACAAATTGCTTATTAGACATTCTAGGAAATGTAGTGTTTATGACAGCTTATGTTACTAATAATAGTTCATTTCCTCAACCTTTAAATGATGAAGAAGAAAGATATTATTTAAGGAAATTAAAAGAAGGAGATTTGCTTGCTAAAAGTATTTTAGTGGAGAGAAATTTAAGACTGGTAGCACATATTGTAAAAAAATATTCATATCCTGGTAAAGATGTGGATGATTTGATTTCTATTGGAACTGTGGGGTTAATTAAAGCAATAGATTCCTTTGATTCATGTAAGGGTACCAGGCTTGCAACATATGCGGCAAAATGCATAGAAAATGAAATATTAATGCTTATAAGGAATAATAAAAAAATTAAAAATGAAGTATATCTTCAGGATCCAATAGGTGTAGATAAGGAAGGCAATGAAATATCTCTTATGGATGTACTAAGTAGTGATGAAGATTCTATAATTGAAATAGTAGAACAAAAAATACAAGTAAAAAAATTATATTCTAAAATAAATACCTGTCTATCTCAAAGGGAAAAAAGTGTAGTGGAAATGAGGTATGGGCTTTTAGAAGGCAAGCCAAAAACTCAGAGGGAAATAGCTAAAATTCTGGGAATATCTAGATCTTATGTATCCAGAATTGAAAAAAAAGCTTTAAAGAAGTTATATAAAGAACTAAATTATGGTGCAAAGTAA
- a CDS encoding type IV pilus twitching motility protein PilT produces the protein MVSLKNLLEKTIEENASDLHLTVGAPPVMRIDGKLKRLGKEKLQPSDTDRFSREILEEDYEKYMKIGEIDISFSVAGLGRFRVNVFKQRGSSAIAVRVVGLKVPTLNELNFPPVIKELLSHKRGLNLVTGPTGCGKSTTLAAMINEINSNRAAHIITLEDPIEYLHKHNKSLISQREIGKDSLSYANALKAVLREDPDVILVGEMRDLETISIALTAAETGHMVLSTLHTVGAAQTIDRIIDVFPPHQQQQIKIQLSAVIKGIVSQQLLSKSNGDGRIAALEIMIATEAIKNMIREGKTHQIESSIQTGIKYGMKTMDMSLAELYRKGYITYESALAYSIDHNILTRMMSL, from the coding sequence GTGGTATCACTAAAAAATTTATTGGAAAAAACTATAGAGGAAAATGCATCAGATTTACATCTCACAGTGGGAGCGCCTCCTGTTATGAGAATAGATGGAAAACTTAAAAGATTGGGAAAGGAAAAATTGCAACCATCAGATACAGATAGATTTAGTAGAGAAATATTAGAAGAAGATTATGAAAAGTATATGAAAATTGGTGAAATTGATATATCTTTTTCTGTAGCAGGACTTGGAAGATTCAGAGTAAATGTGTTTAAACAAAGAGGGAGTAGTGCTATTGCAGTAAGAGTTGTAGGATTGAAGGTACCTACTTTAAATGAACTTAATTTTCCTCCAGTGATAAAAGAATTATTAAGTCATAAGAGAGGATTAAATCTAGTAACAGGTCCTACCGGCTGTGGAAAAAGTACAACCCTAGCAGCTATGATAAATGAAATAAATTCTAATAGAGCAGCCCATATAATAACCCTTGAAGATCCTATAGAATATTTACATAAGCATAATAAGTCTTTAATAAGTCAAAGGGAAATAGGCAAGGATTCTTTAAGCTATGCTAATGCTTTAAAGGCAGTATTAAGAGAAGATCCTGATGTGATTTTAGTCGGAGAAATGAGAGATTTAGAGACAATATCTATTGCACTTACTGCTGCTGAAACTGGCCATATGGTGCTTTCTACTTTACATACTGTAGGTGCAGCTCAAACTATAGATAGAATTATAGATGTATTTCCACCTCATCAACAACAGCAAATAAAAATACAGTTATCTGCAGTAATAAAGGGAATAGTATCTCAGCAGCTTTTATCAAAGTCAAATGGAGATGGAAGAATAGCTGCACTTGAAATTATGATTGCCACAGAGGCTATTAAAAACATGATAAGGGAAGGCAAGACTCACCAAATAGAATCTTCTATACAAACGGGTATAAAATATGGAATGAAAACAATGGACATGTCTTTAGCAGAACTTTATAGAAAAGGATATATAACTTATGAATCTGCTCTTGCCTATTCTATCGATCACAATATACTTACTCGGATGATGTCTTTATAA
- a CDS encoding glycosyltransferase family 2 protein: MSIFKEIILNASRVLTYMVYIISIYYLCISFFGIWKRRDEQEVEPKNSFALIVAAHNEEIVIKDILESLNGLEYPKELYDVFVIADNCTDKTAIKAREKGALVYERVDGSKRGKGYALEWMFRKIFNMKRKYDAIAIFDADNLVHKNFLKEMNKQLSRGYKVVQGYLDSKNPYDTWITGSYSIAFWTCNRMFQLARSNLGLSTQLGGTGFCINTDILQKLGWGATCLTEDLEFTCKLVLYGYKIGWAHNAIIYDEKPLTLFQSWKQRKRWMQGFADVSSRYFFKLIKKSIKTFDFVLFDCALYSIQPIITVLIGLSVVSGGVQYLMRTYHLISNFNTVVYSVNFNLLTISAVLLSILQFIYTPFMLVLEKKLDLKIFFYYIVYPIYAITWFPISVQGIMNKNDKEWSHTTHSRSIKIKELEKVN, from the coding sequence TTGAGCATATTTAAAGAAATAATTCTTAATGCCTCTCGTGTTTTAACTTACATGGTCTATATAATATCAATATATTATCTGTGTATATCGTTTTTTGGAATATGGAAAAGAAGGGATGAACAAGAGGTAGAGCCTAAGAATAGTTTTGCATTAATTGTAGCTGCTCATAATGAAGAAATTGTAATTAAAGATATTTTAGAAAGCTTAAATGGACTTGAATATCCTAAAGAATTATATGATGTTTTTGTTATTGCAGATAACTGTACGGATAAGACGGCAATAAAAGCTAGAGAAAAAGGTGCCCTAGTGTATGAAAGGGTTGACGGTAGTAAAAGAGGTAAAGGATATGCACTGGAATGGATGTTTCGAAAAATTTTTAACATGAAAAGAAAATATGATGCAATTGCTATATTTGATGCGGACAATCTTGTACATAAAAATTTTTTAAAAGAGATGAATAAACAACTTTCTAGGGGGTATAAAGTTGTCCAGGGATATTTAGATAGTAAAAATCCTTATGATACTTGGATAACAGGAAGCTATTCCATAGCATTTTGGACCTGTAATAGAATGTTTCAACTAGCTAGAAGTAATTTGGGATTGTCAACCCAGTTAGGTGGAACTGGTTTTTGTATAAATACAGATATTTTACAGAAATTAGGATGGGGTGCAACTTGTCTTACAGAAGATTTAGAATTTACCTGTAAGTTGGTTTTATATGGGTATAAAATAGGATGGGCTCATAATGCTATAATATACGATGAAAAGCCTCTTACACTTTTTCAATCATGGAAACAGCGTAAGAGGTGGATGCAAGGGTTTGCAGATGTATCAAGCAGATATTTTTTTAAACTTATAAAAAAATCAATAAAAACTTTTGATTTTGTTCTCTTTGATTGTGCTCTATACAGCATTCAACCTATAATAACTGTACTCATAGGATTATCTGTTGTAAGTGGAGGAGTTCAGTATCTTATGAGAACATACCACCTAATATCCAATTTTAATACAGTGGTATATTCAGTGAATTTTAATTTGCTTACAATATCAGCGGTGTTACTTTCAATATTACAATTTATATATACTCCATTTATGTTGGTTTTAGAAAAAAAATTAGATTTAAAAATATTTTTTTACTACATAGTTTATCCTATTTATGCAATTACATGGTTTCCTATCTCGGTGCAGGGTATTATGAATAAAAATGATAAAGAATGGAGTCACACTACCCACAGTCGAAGTATAAAAATAAAAGAATTAGAGAAAGTTAATTAA
- the ftsA gene encoding cell division protein FtsA codes for MSGYIIGIDIGSSNICAAAGKVERNGKMQILGITSSGCNGVKKGIVVDIDKTSESIKNCISSLERMIDIKINEAYISLPGGISELIWNKGVIAVSSEDREIRYNDVKRVLKAAKIITIPNDKEVIGVIPEQYIIDGYDNIKDPIGMNGLRLEVDAQIILARSTIINNIFKSVNKAGIKVLGIVFQPIAISQVVLKEEEIQRGVALVDVGSESINIYIYEGGILRSISTIALGGSIITNDIAVCLKLPFSEAEKLKIKYGSVSADPGKKSLKIEVNADYNKVKVDYDILVQIMEARVEELFSIIDKEVRVSEYYDKLSGIVLVGGGIATIKGIEDFGKNLLEKFMRIGTTKYIGASSPLYVTAVGIVKDVSNSIKYKNIDTTTNKNEDVTSYEEIAVGLGKKNDKDKHMGFVTKIKEFFTDFF; via the coding sequence ATGAGTGGATATATAATTGGAATAGATATAGGCTCATCCAATATTTGTGCTGCAGCAGGAAAAGTGGAAAGAAACGGAAAGATGCAAATATTAGGGATAACTTCTTCAGGCTGTAATGGTGTGAAGAAAGGAATAGTTGTGGATATAGATAAAACCTCTGAATCTATAAAAAATTGCATAAGTTCATTGGAGAGAATGATAGATATTAAAATAAATGAGGCATATATATCTTTGCCTGGAGGAATAAGTGAACTTATTTGGAATAAAGGGGTAATTGCTGTATCGTCAGAAGATCGTGAAATAAGGTATAACGATGTTAAAAGAGTTTTAAAAGCAGCTAAAATTATTACTATTCCAAACGACAAAGAAGTTATAGGGGTAATACCTGAGCAGTACATAATTGACGGTTATGATAATATAAAAGACCCTATTGGTATGAATGGACTTAGACTGGAAGTGGATGCCCAGATAATACTGGCTCGTTCAACCATAATAAACAATATTTTTAAAAGTGTAAATAAGGCAGGAATAAAGGTGCTTGGAATAGTATTTCAACCTATAGCTATATCCCAAGTAGTATTAAAAGAAGAGGAGATTCAAAGGGGAGTAGCTCTTGTAGATGTGGGTTCAGAGTCTATAAATATTTATATATATGAAGGAGGAATTTTAAGAAGTATAAGTACTATAGCTTTAGGTGGAAGTATTATAACAAATGATATTGCAGTATGTCTTAAGCTTCCTTTTTCAGAGGCAGAAAAACTTAAAATAAAATATGGGAGTGTAAGTGCGGATCCAGGGAAGAAAAGCTTAAAAATAGAGGTTAATGCAGACTATAATAAGGTTAAAGTTGATTATGATATTTTAGTTCAGATTATGGAAGCTAGGGTTGAAGAATTATTCTCTATAATAGATAAGGAAGTAAGAGTTTCTGAATACTATGATAAGCTTTCAGGTATAGTTTTAGTAGGAGGGGGTATAGCTACAATAAAGGGTATAGAAGATTTTGGTAAAAATCTGTTAGAAAAATTTATGAGGATTGGAACTACGAAATATATAGGGGCCTCAAGTCCGCTGTATGTTACAGCAGTTGGTATAGTAAAGGATGTTTCTAATTCAATAAAATATAAAAATATAGATACTACAACGAATAAAAATGAAGATGTAACTAGTTATGAGGAAATAGCTGTGGGATTAGGAAAGAAGAATGATAAGGATAAACATATGGGGTTTGTAACAAAAATAAAAGAATTTTTTACGGACTTTTTTTAA
- the ftsZ gene encoding cell division protein FtsZ — translation MLDFDVDVQQFAQIKVIGCGGGGNNAVNRMIKEGLKNVEFIAINTDKQALMLSQASQKIQIGDKLTKGLGAGANPEIGQKAAEENKDEITQAIKGADMVFITAGMGGGTGTGAAPIIAEIAKSMGILTVGVVTKPFPFEGRKRMLHAEMGIKNLKDKVDTLVTIPNERLLSVVDKKTTLMESFRFADDILRQGVQGISDLITIPGLVNLDFADVRTIMIDKGLAHMGVGKGNGDNRAQDAAKQAISSPLLETSIVGATGVLLNITGGQDLGLLEINEAAEIVQEAADPDANIIFGAVIDENIKDEIRITVIATGFEAEKDEIKEDLTVKKDIKKSQSNNIINSKNEAAASVEYDKFNENDLEIPAFLRRQKK, via the coding sequence GTGTTAGATTTTGATGTAGATGTTCAGCAATTTGCACAGATAAAAGTAATAGGATGTGGCGGCGGGGGAAATAATGCAGTAAATAGAATGATAAAAGAAGGATTAAAAAATGTTGAGTTTATAGCTATAAATACAGATAAACAGGCATTAATGCTTTCACAGGCGTCGCAAAAAATACAGATAGGAGATAAGCTTACTAAAGGACTTGGAGCAGGAGCAAATCCTGAAATAGGACAAAAAGCTGCAGAGGAGAATAAGGATGAGATAACACAAGCTATAAAAGGGGCAGATATGGTATTTATTACAGCAGGAATGGGAGGCGGAACTGGAACTGGGGCGGCACCTATAATTGCAGAAATTGCTAAATCCATGGGAATACTCACAGTAGGAGTAGTTACAAAGCCTTTCCCTTTCGAGGGCAGGAAAAGGATGCTGCATGCAGAAATGGGTATAAAAAATTTAAAGGATAAGGTAGATACCTTAGTTACAATTCCAAATGAAAGACTTCTTTCTGTAGTAGATAAAAAGACAACTTTAATGGAATCTTTTAGATTTGCGGATGATATATTAAGACAAGGTGTACAAGGTATATCAGATTTAATAACCATACCTGGTCTTGTAAATTTAGATTTTGCAGATGTAAGGACAATTATGATAGATAAAGGTCTTGCTCACATGGGAGTAGGGAAAGGAAATGGAGATAATAGAGCACAGGATGCTGCAAAGCAGGCTATATCCAGTCCGCTGCTGGAAACCTCTATAGTAGGAGCTACTGGAGTTCTACTGAATATAACTGGTGGACAGGATCTTGGATTATTAGAAATAAATGAAGCTGCAGAAATAGTTCAGGAAGCGGCAGATCCTGACGCTAATATAATATTTGGAGCTGTTATAGATGAGAATATAAAAGATGAAATAAGAATTACAGTTATAGCCACAGGTTTTGAAGCTGAAAAGGATGAAATTAAAGAAGATTTAACTGTAAAAAAGGATATTAAAAAATCTCAATCCAATAATATAATCAATAGTAAAAATGAAGCTGCTGCTTCTGTGGAATATGACAAGTTTAATGAAAATGATTTAGAAATACCTGCTTTTTTAAGAAGGCAGAAAAAATAA
- the spoIIGA gene encoding sigma-E processing peptidase SpoIIGA, with amino-acid sequence MVVYLDLLILINLIVNFFLLYITGRTLKLMINFKRIFLGAFIGSIYTITLIYPCLSIFSTLYFKLIVAVVLVYVSFGNKGIITDFKILCIFILYSMLLAGICMFIQYNRYSYVNSAMITNFPYQWLFVSLMICYITIDRLVIYIKDRRDLFTLVYEVDIIFKDKEKKVKAFLDTGNELREPATNLPVVIVEKSVFDSVNLEEFGKFYIPYRVINGSNGKLLGFKPDIIKINFGKEVKYREVIIALCQDKLSQLDDYHALLSRGVI; translated from the coding sequence TTGGTTGTATATTTAGATTTATTAATTTTAATAAATTTGATAGTGAATTTTTTTCTGTTATATATTACTGGAAGAACTTTGAAATTAATGATAAATTTTAAGCGCATTTTTTTAGGAGCTTTTATAGGAAGTATATATACAATTACGTTAATTTATCCTTGCCTAAGCATTTTTTCCACATTATATTTTAAATTAATAGTGGCAGTGGTATTAGTCTATGTTTCTTTCGGTAATAAAGGTATTATAACTGACTTCAAAATTTTATGTATATTTATACTATACTCTATGCTTTTAGCAGGGATATGTATGTTTATTCAATATAATAGATATTCATATGTAAATAGTGCTATGATAACTAATTTTCCATATCAATGGCTCTTTGTTTCACTTATGATATGTTATATAACTATCGATAGATTAGTAATTTATATTAAGGATAGAAGAGACCTGTTTACCCTAGTTTACGAAGTAGATATTATATTTAAAGATAAAGAAAAAAAAGTAAAAGCTTTCTTAGATACGGGAAATGAATTACGAGAGCCTGCTACCAATCTACCTGTAGTAATAGTTGAAAAATCTGTGTTTGATAGTGTGAACTTAGAAGAGTTCGGGAAATTTTATATACCCTATAGGGTTATAAATGGTTCTAATGGAAAGCTTCTGGGATTTAAACCGGATATAATAAAAATAAATTTTGGAAAGGAGGTAAAATATAGGGAAGTTATAATTGCTCTTTGTCAGGATAAGTTAAGTCAGCTTGATGATTATCATGCTCTTTTATCTAGAGGAGTAATATAA
- the sigE gene encoding RNA polymerase sporulation sigma factor SigE produces MLKLKILLNRILTKFKFAIRNIYYIGGNDVLPPPLSKKEEEDLVSRLVSGNEKVRSTLIERNLRLVVYIARKFENTGVNVEDLVSVGTIGLIKAVNTFNPEKKIKLATYASRCIENEILMYLRRNSKVKAEISFYEPLNVDWDGNELLLSDILGTDNDVVYSFIEDEVDKQLLVIAMKKLSDREKEIVNLRFGLNGKKEKTQKEVADLLGISQSYISRLEKRIIRRLRKEINKML; encoded by the coding sequence ATGCTTAAGTTAAAAATATTATTAAATAGAATACTGACAAAATTTAAATTTGCCATAAGAAATATATATTATATAGGGGGAAATGATGTATTGCCTCCTCCTCTTAGCAAAAAGGAGGAAGAGGATTTAGTATCTAGATTAGTTTCGGGAAATGAAAAGGTAAGATCAACCCTTATAGAAAGAAATTTAAGATTAGTAGTTTATATAGCTAGGAAATTTGAAAACACAGGAGTAAATGTAGAAGATTTAGTATCTGTAGGAACTATAGGACTTATAAAAGCAGTGAATACCTTCAATCCTGAAAAAAAGATAAAATTAGCTACATATGCTTCAAGATGTATAGAAAATGAAATACTTATGTATTTAAGAAGAAATAGTAAAGTAAAGGCAGAAATTTCTTTTTATGAACCTTTAAATGTAGACTGGGATGGAAATGAATTATTGTTATCCGATATTTTAGGAACAGATAATGATGTGGTGTATAGTTTTATAGAAGATGAAGTGGATAAGCAGCTTTTGGTCATTGCCATGAAAAAATTAAGTGACAGAGAAAAAGAAATAGTTAATTTAAGATTTGGGTTAAATGGTAAAAAAGAAAAAACTCAGAAGGAAGTTGCGGACTTACTTGGTATATCACAATCCTATATTTCCAGGCTTGAGAAGAGAATAATAAGAAGACTAAGAAAAGAAATAAATAAAATGTTATAA
- the sigG gene encoding RNA polymerase sporulation sigma factor SigG, producing the protein MIINKVEICGVNTSKLPVLKEKEMKELLIKMQQGDNDAREKFIKGNLRLVLSVIQRFNNRGENVDDLFQVGCIGLIKAIDNFDLSQNVKFSTYAVPMIIGEIRRYLRDNNSIRVSRSLRDIAYKALQVRDKLIRENNKEPTISQIAKELELPREEVVFALDAIQDPVSLFEPIYHDGGDAIYVMDQISDTKNVDENWLENISIKEAMKKLNDREKLILNLRFFDGRTQMEVAHEIGISQAQVSRLEKTALRHMRKYV; encoded by the coding sequence ATGATAATTAATAAGGTTGAAATTTGTGGCGTAAATACATCAAAATTGCCAGTTCTAAAAGAAAAAGAAATGAAGGAACTCTTAATAAAAATGCAGCAGGGAGATAATGACGCTAGAGAAAAATTTATAAAAGGCAATTTAAGATTGGTGTTAAGTGTAATACAGAGATTTAATAACAGAGGAGAAAATGTAGATGATCTATTTCAAGTAGGATGTATAGGGCTTATAAAGGCTATTGACAATTTTGATTTAAGTCAAAACGTTAAATTTTCCACTTATGCAGTACCTATGATTATAGGAGAAATAAGAAGATATTTAAGAGATAACAATTCAATAAGAGTGAGTCGTTCTCTTAGAGATATTGCGTATAAAGCACTGCAGGTTAGGGATAAATTAATAAGGGAAAATAATAAAGAACCTACTATATCACAAATAGCTAAAGAACTGGAATTGCCAAGGGAAGAAGTAGTATTTGCACTGGATGCAATTCAGGATCCTGTATCTTTATTTGAACCCATATATCACGATGGCGGGGATGCAATTTATGTAATGGACCAAATAAGTGATACAAAAAATGTTGATGAAAATTGGCTTGAAAATATATCTATAAAAGAGGCAATGAAAAAATTAAACGATAGAGAAAAATTAATACTTAACTTAAGATTCTTCGATGGAAGAACTCAAATGGAAGTAGCACATGAAATAGGAATATCACAGGCACAAGTTTCAAGATTAGAAAAAACTGCATTAAGGCACATGAGAAAATATGTATAA